From the Musa acuminata AAA Group cultivar baxijiao chromosome BXJ3-1, Cavendish_Baxijiao_AAA, whole genome shotgun sequence genome, the window AGAGCAGACACTCGTACTTGGATTCACTTACAGCAGCTTCCATTCTCAAATTTTGTTCCCTCAAAGACTGAAACATAAGCACAATAATCATTAGAGAGCCCCTGAAGAATCAGAAAGACCATCATGCTTCACTCAAGATAGGGGAATGAGATCAACAGATCAAATGCAACATGAAAAGCTGAAACAAAAAtgagagaagaaaaagagagaagttAGAGAGAAGCATCAACAATACCACCTTCACAGGAAGACCCTAATTGAAGAAACAAAGAGTACGCCAGTATGGATGATTAGAGTGATTTCTCATGAGGATCGATTTATACTAATTAAGGAATCAAGATTGTTGGGTATGGGGGATGACACTTGCAATTATTCCAGTGGGATATGGTAAGAAAGCGTATATTACTTTTATACATTGAATAAAGCAGTGGATCTGCTTTTGTGCTTTCCTAAACAGATCCAAGCGTTCACTCATACAGACTGAAGCCAAGTGTGGGAAAGAATACCCTCAAGGAATTCACTGCTACAGAGTCGATTTGTCCATGCgatttgaataaaaataaatatagaaagTTGACTTGACTTGAACGGTCATGGAGGAACCTTTACATATGTTCAATGCAAGCCTTCCATTTACTTGGCATATCCAGGTTCTACCTCTCTTCTCTGTTCTTTGCTATATGGCCACTGACTGCTAAATTCCAACTTGTATCTAGCATCAACTTCTGGAATCGGGGAGGAGCAGTTTGCTAGGATTCTACAGAATTTAGTAGAGGATGAGAGGTTTATTCTACttgtgccttcttcttcttcttcttctttcagtGGCATGCTCTGATAGGACACATGCAGTGTGGACAACTAGATATTGTGGAACGAATTGGAGAAAAGGCAGAAAAGAAGGTTGGTCTGAGTTAGATAAGCATGGAAAGGAGGATGATCTAATACAACGCAACCAGCCTTTAATTAGCGGATCATGAGGTGCCTGTCACAacttgatcttttcttttttgaattcttgtttttatctttttcctGCATATCATaccaatattattattttttccaatAGAATGTTCATACATTCAAAACGACAAAAGTACCCTTAAtcactcctttcttttttttgtttccttctttcccttttttaaaaCTCATGAACCAGTTTTTCTGGAATGTGGTGGTGTAATAGAGTTTCTTTTGTGCTTAAAGAAAAAAGAACTCATTCAATGAACCTGTTTGACCAAtgcaaaatctaaaataaataatattaacatCCATccatttatattaataaaaatataaaataattatagaaaataaaaCTTAGATCGGTCTTCAGTTTAAAATTCTAATTTTCTCACCCCGTCTACACTGGAAAGCAAAGAAATGTTATTCAACGCAAAGATGTAGAAGCTCGTTCTTTGCATGTGTCAAAAGATTAGTTTAGTTATCTGAGTCTGGAGAGGCCTATCATCAGAGCAAATAATCTACCTGTCTGAGTCACTTCCAATCCTCATCTAAGCATTTTTTTTAGGTAATTAAGcataataaattattttgtgCTTATTTTTTGTTGAGAACTGACTGTTATCTTTCCTATGTATATTTGCATAAATGAATTTCAAAACGTGGATAAGGTTGAAGATCCTAATAGACTGTCTGAGCAATTGGAGGAGCTCAGTCGGAAGAAGACGAGGGGATGTAAGCTGTAGGTGTCAATCCACATTCCTTTCTGGTAATTTTGAGCATATCTGACAAAGAAATTTGTGCATATCTTTCTTAGAATCAATTAATGATGAGTTGAAATTCAATTGCCCAAGTTGGATATGACTCGGAGCCAATCGAGATCTCATTTCATGTCTAACTCTTGTTGGTATCAGGAACAACCAAATTCAGGAGATGTCGAATCCTACAAAACTACGTCGGGGGTGTATTAGGTAAAAGTTCTTTGATGCTTGAGTTAGTTTGGGAGTTTGGTGTCGATGAGGAGCTGAGAATGGTAAAGCCGAAGGCACTAATTGAATGAGACAATCTCGCACTTGAAACCTTTTGTAGTGTGACTTAGGATCATTATACTGATAGACGTGTATTGATGTCGGGGATGGTTTCATGTATTCCCCAACCCAAGTGAAATTGTGTTAAATCGAATCTAGAGAATATGTAACGGGTCAGTAACATTTGGAGAGTGTCATCATGTCAGCCACACATGATGGAAGTGAACATAACATTGAGATATTAGTTATTTGATACTAAGATGTCGGCCATATAATACTGAAGTATTGGTcacattattatttttctatCGTCTCTTAGTTCTGATGCAAATGGATGATGGTATTTCTATTTATCAGATCCTATTCTAAATCTCTGATGTAATGCTTTGGGCGACTGGTCGAGGCAATGAGACAATTGAGAGATAATGAACAAGTAGATGTTGCTCATATTTAATACTTTAGTAGATTACTTCGTGAATGATTACAGCTTGTTGAAAGCTAATGTGATGAACATTGGGAAGATGTATTTGACTGGTACGTAATAAATAGTTTCAGAATTAATTTGTATAAGGATTATTCAGTTCGTTtagtcttctttttctcttgatttaaaCTCATAATTGGCACAGGAATTAGCAAAATTTTATGATCATAGAAGAGAAAAAAGAATGCTTATCCTTCCTGGAAATAATGCATTGAGATAAACTGCAAGATCCATAAGCATCATTTCTCAACTTAATAGAGTACAATATCAATGCCCCCAACACCTCTAGAAAGAGTAACGCACACTTCCTCTTCTTTCATCAAACCAACGACAAGAGCACATCAAGAACAGGAGACAGGCAAAATAACATGGAACGATTGGAATCAGAACTACCAAAAAGATTGGGAGTTCTACAACAGCTAATAAGAACGATGTAGATGTAAAGACATGCATGGTAGGTTTTTAGGCAGCAGGCTTCTCCCATTTAAGAGGCTTGACCACCTCCCAGGTGAAGTCGGGGTCGTCCCTTCCAAAGTGTCCGTAAGCTGCAGTCTTGAGGTACCTGCCATTGCCTCCCCTCTTCAAGTCGAGGTTGATGGTGATCATTCCCGGCCTGAAGTCAAAGTTCTCCTTCACAATCTTCAGGATCTCCTTGTCTGGGATATTGCCAGTGCCGTAGGTGTCCACGAACACCGACAGAGGCTCAGGCACACCGATTGCGTACGACACCTGCACAATGCAGCGGCGAGCGAGGCCACTGGCGACAATGCTCTTCGCCGCCTGTCGGACTATATAGGCGCCGCTGCGGTCGACCTTGGTGGGATCTTTGCCTGAGAAGGCGCCACCACCGTGAGCTCCCCAGCCACCGTACGTGTCGATGATGATCTTGCGGCCGGTGAGCCCAGCATCTCCGTGGGGACCGCCGATGACGAAGCGCCCGGACGGGTTAAGGTGGAAGATGGTCTTCTCGTCCAGGTACTTTTCGGGGATGACAGGCTTGATGACATGTTCCTTGAGGTCGGCAGCAATCTCGTCGTTGGTGACGGTCTCGTCGTGCTGGGTGGAGATCAGCACGGTGTGGACGCGGATGGGCACCATGGCGCCGTGGTCATTCTGGTACTCCACCGTGACCTGGGTCTTCCCGTCGGGCCTCAGCCAAGGGCAGGTGCCGTTCTTGCGGACCTCCGTGAGGCGGGCACCGAGCTTGGTGGCAAGGACGTGGCTGAGGGGCATAAACTCGGGGGTCTCGTCGGTTGCGTACCCGAACATGTGGCCCTGGTCACCGGCACCGATCTCCTCAGGGCGTTTGGTGAAATGCCCATGGACGCCCTGCGCGATGTCAGGAGACTGCTGCTCGATGTTGACGAGCACCTTGCAGTGATCGGCGTCCAGGCCAACATCATCGGACACGAATCCGATCGAGCGGCACGTTTCGCGAACGATCTTTTCATAGTCGATGTTGCCCTTGGTCGTGATCTCCCCAAACACCATGACCATGTTGGTCTTGGTGCAGGTCTCACACGCAACCTTGCTGTCAGCGTCTTGCGCGAGGCAGGCATCAAGAATAGCATCGGAGATCTGGTCGCAGAGCTTATCAGGGTGCCCCTCGTTCACGGATTCAGAGGTGAAAAGGAAGGTATCGTTGCTGGCCATCTCGTTCAATCTGGAAAACAGTGAGGATAGTATCAAATCACATGATAATGATCTACGAAGTAATTTAATGGCATGCTATTGTATATTGCCATCGTGCATCGCATCGATCTTAAAGTAAATCTTATGATTTCATCAAGAAATCCTCTAAATCGAGCAAGAAAGTTGGATCTGATCTTAGTGTAAGCCACTATTTCATCAATAAATCCTCTCAATCAAGCAAGAAAGTTAGATCTGATCTTAGTGTAAGCCACTATTGCAACGAGAACGACCAAGTTGGGTTTCGACGCATGAAAATGAATTAGAAACTCAAGAATCCCAGGGTCCCGAGTAGATCCAGCTAAAAGCAAATCAAAACCATAGCATCTCCATGCTTCCTAGCAGATCTCTGCCGCAATGCTCAACGAAACCTAAAACAGAGCGGGCGTGGTGGattcttctaaaaaaaaaagaagagatctaAAACCCGAAAGAACAACTAGAGACAGCAAATCTGCGCTTATCAAGAGGAGCCAGCCATCCCTCTCCAGATCAAAGATCCAAAGAACAACACCACGAGAAACAAGAGAAGAGCATCGAAACTAAACGATCTAACGAAGAAAAGAACAAAGCAGCTGGAGATCTGAAGGCGACCGAAACAGACTAGGAGGAGAAGCAGAAGTCCTCACCTTTGGACGCGGATTGCAAGCTGGAGTTCCTCGAGCAACCCCTTTCACGGCCTCTTCCTCTCCGATCGACCCCGATATTTATAGACGAATAAATACTTCTTTGCAAACCCTGTAGTATCCTCCTCTGGTTTGTACCCGGTGGTTGAATCGCGTTATGATCATGGGGCCCGCTATCAAAGCGGTAGGGCGCTGCTGGAGTCTGTGATTATACGTATCTTTTCCAAACTTTTTAAGACCGACTCCTCTCACTTACACAAAATGTAATTGGCAACAACGTGGACTCACGTGCGGGCCCCATAAGATCCACTCTGCTTCTGGCAATCACAAGACAGGCAGGTGAGGCGAGGAAACCCAAAACGGGTAACAGGAGTTTCTCAGATCCAGATCTGATGGCTGGAGGAACCTTTTTCCACCGCGCCATCGCAGCCGTCGGATCAGTTCGGATCCTGCAGTTGAGTTTGGTTGGAGTCGGCGAGGAACAGAGACCCGCAGCTGGGGCCCACGGATTCGGTGACCAACCGCGCAGGGCCCCACTGGGTCCGTCACAACAATTTTTTAATAAGGAGATTTTTTTGGGGCGATTTTccggaaaaaaaaaactctttttttGGTTTTTCAGTAcccctatttttattttttttaatgataccttttattttttttaatctcataaaAGTCCCTCCTCACAACTTCTTGCTCCGTCTCGTCACTAGGTCTCGTCATCTCGTGTTGTCCATAGAGGTCTCATCCACGAAGATCTCGTCATAGACCCTATAAGATCGATCATCATTATCGTCCTCATCGTCGTTGCTTTGTTTTCGTCACGTCATTATCACCCCTCACTCTCCAATACTTCAACCCGCTACTTTTGTTTTATGTCATCACTTCGATCACACATAGGACTTTTTCTCTCTCCTCCTTGTCTTATTTTCAAATTATTTTGCTTTCCTAATCGAACAGTGATAATGAAAAGAAATATGTGAGCAAAAGTAACAAAGACCCGAGAGATAATGAACAGAAGGACGAAAATATCAAGGTTTTTGACTACGAGAGGGCTCGAAAGGACGAAGGCAATAAAGAGACttacatgattaaaaaaaaaagaacatcatttaaaaaatttaaaataaaaatatctttgGTTCGAAATTTAATATGTCGGGATTGGTTAAAGTAAAAATTGAAGCATTTTAGTATTAGTTTTCAAGAATCCACATATATCCAATCCAATTAAGTTTGATCATttgtgaaatatatatatatatatatatatatatatttaaatgtcAGATTCCAACAAATAATGCTTGAAAAAAGGTCAACAGGACATCCAATGAGAGGAATCCCCACAAGAAGATGGTGGTGAGCCACTACTTGGTGGGGCCGTTTGTTCCGGATTCACCATGGCGGTGGTAGGTGAAGGttaggtgtgtgtgtgtgtgtgtgagagagagacttGTGGTTTTCAACCTGTTGACATCACGATGCGTATACATACACGTCCACTCTTCCAAGCCACCATCTGTGATGTCCGCACCCTCTTGCCTCATTCACTAGCATGCATTACACATGTTAGATCTGTTTTGAT encodes:
- the LOC135628541 gene encoding S-adenosylmethionine synthase 1 is translated as MASNDTFLFTSESVNEGHPDKLCDQISDAILDACLAQDADSKVACETCTKTNMVMVFGEITTKGNIDYEKIVRETCRSIGFVSDDVGLDADHCKVLVNIEQQSPDIAQGVHGHFTKRPEEIGAGDQGHMFGYATDETPEFMPLSHVLATKLGARLTEVRKNGTCPWLRPDGKTQVTVEYQNDHGAMVPIRVHTVLISTQHDETVTNDEIAADLKEHVIKPVIPEKYLDEKTIFHLNPSGRFVIGGPHGDAGLTGRKIIIDTYGGWGAHGGGAFSGKDPTKVDRSGAYIVRQAAKSIVASGLARRCIVQVSYAIGVPEPLSVFVDTYGTGNIPDKEILKIVKENFDFRPGMITINLDLKRGGNGRYLKTAAYGHFGRDDPDFTWEVVKPLKWEKPAA